From a region of the Halolamina sp. CBA1230 genome:
- a CDS encoding lamin tail domain-containing protein — MASRAAAVALCCLLVLAGCADSPVPTDGADSPSATATPGSSTAIDAPPAATPKPDAVEVEVIDIVDGDTIDVRFPNGSKDTVRLLGVDTPEVHAENDPTEFPGVPDTDAGRNCLREWGERASQYAEDELAGETVTLSFDENEPRRGYYGRLLAYVHVDGDSFNYGLITKGLARRYDSSNFQYRERYGTAEGIARGTGTGLWGACATESPRTATETPIPAADGGPPLWVSEIHADAAGDDRENLNGEYVTFANAGEETLDLSGWTVSDEADHTYTFPEGTEIPPNGTLTLHTGSGEDGDGHLYWGEGSPVWNNGGDTVIVRNGSGETVIEREYGG, encoded by the coding sequence GTTCCGACCGACGGCGCCGACTCCCCGTCGGCCACCGCGACGCCCGGATCGTCGACGGCCATCGACGCGCCGCCCGCGGCGACGCCCAAACCCGACGCGGTGGAGGTCGAAGTGATCGATATCGTCGACGGCGACACGATCGACGTGCGGTTCCCGAACGGGAGCAAAGATACGGTGCGCCTGCTCGGCGTCGACACGCCGGAGGTCCACGCCGAGAACGACCCCACGGAGTTCCCGGGCGTGCCCGACACCGACGCGGGCCGAAACTGCCTCCGCGAGTGGGGTGAGCGCGCCAGCCAGTACGCCGAGGACGAACTCGCGGGCGAGACGGTGACGCTCTCCTTCGACGAGAACGAACCCCGTCGCGGCTACTACGGCCGGCTGCTGGCGTACGTCCACGTCGACGGCGACTCGTTCAACTACGGCCTGATCACGAAGGGCCTCGCGCGGCGGTACGACAGCTCGAACTTCCAGTACCGCGAGCGCTACGGCACCGCCGAGGGGATCGCCCGCGGCACCGGCACCGGGCTCTGGGGCGCCTGCGCGACCGAGAGCCCGCGGACGGCAACCGAGACGCCGATCCCCGCCGCCGACGGCGGCCCGCCGCTGTGGGTCAGCGAGATCCACGCCGACGCCGCGGGCGACGACCGGGAGAACCTCAACGGCGAGTACGTGACGTTCGCCAACGCCGGCGAGGAGACGCTGGATCTCTCTGGCTGGACCGTCAGCGACGAGGCCGACCACACGTACACGTTCCCCGAGGGGACCGAGATCCCGCCGAACGGGACGCTCACGCTCCACACCGGCAGCGGCGAGGACGGCGACGGGCATCTCTACTGGGGCGAGGGGAGCCCTGTCTGGAACAACGGCGGCGACACGGTGATCGTCCGGAACGGGAGCGGGGAGACGGTGATCGAACGGGAGTACGGCGGGTAG
- a CDS encoding molybdenum cofactor guanylyltransferase — MHSAVIVAGGRSTRFGDDDKAVAPLSGTPMIRRVADRLEPVVDELVVNCRDDQRDAIEEALAGYPLATNFALDPEVDQGPMAGIRNGCRAASGEYTAVVACDMPFVDPDAISYLFDRASGEVSPPEGADDEGAPPFDGAVPRLGDGWYQTTQAVYRPDAMADACDAALERGDRKILAPLEDLSYAVVSEDELTTVTDLTTFENINTKEEFDEAASRLG, encoded by the coding sequence ATGCACTCGGCCGTGATCGTCGCCGGCGGGCGTTCGACCCGGTTCGGCGACGACGACAAGGCGGTCGCGCCGCTGTCCGGAACGCCGATGATCCGCCGCGTCGCGGACCGACTCGAACCCGTCGTCGACGAGCTCGTGGTGAACTGTCGGGACGACCAGCGCGACGCGATCGAGGAAGCGCTCGCCGGCTACCCATTGGCTACCAATTTCGCGCTCGATCCCGAGGTCGATCAGGGACCGATGGCGGGGATCCGGAACGGTTGTCGGGCCGCGAGTGGCGAGTACACCGCCGTCGTCGCCTGCGACATGCCGTTCGTCGACCCCGACGCGATCAGCTACCTGTTCGACCGTGCGAGCGGCGAGGTTTCGCCGCCAGAGGGCGCCGACGACGAGGGAGCGCCGCCGTTCGACGGCGCAGTGCCGCGACTGGGCGACGGCTGGTACCAGACGACCCAGGCCGTCTACCGGCCGGACGCGATGGCCGACGCCTGCGACGCCGCGCTGGAGCGCGGGGACCGGAAGATCCTCGCACCCTTGGAAGACCTCAGCTACGCGGTCGTGAGCGAGGACGAACTCACGACGGTGACCGACCTCACCACGTTCGAGAACATCAACACGAAGGAGGAGTTCGACGAGGCCGCGTCGCGACTGGGGTAG
- the yqeC gene encoding selenium cofactor biosynthesis protein YqeC, which yields MSDLIDALDADGLTCVVGAGGKKTTMYALAAAADRAVVTATVRIPIFDSHVARVEITEDPLAALMTAADWPLGLVPEQEFEDRYRGYDPETVDEIAAAHDGPVLVKADGARMRDFKAPGENEPRIPSWADTVIPVASAHVVGEPLDEELVHRPERVATVAGVEVGDEITPEVVGRVLASPEGGLRGVPPGATAIPLVNKVDDDEDLDAARDIAEAVLDHADRSVVPRVVLARMADAEIREVVA from the coding sequence ATGTCCGACCTCATCGACGCGCTCGACGCCGACGGCCTGACCTGCGTCGTCGGCGCCGGCGGCAAGAAAACTACCATGTACGCGCTGGCTGCCGCGGCCGACCGCGCGGTCGTCACCGCCACCGTCCGCATCCCCATCTTCGACTCCCACGTCGCCCGGGTCGAGATCACCGAGGACCCGCTCGCGGCACTGATGACCGCCGCCGACTGGCCGCTCGGCCTCGTCCCCGAACAGGAGTTCGAGGACCGCTACCGCGGCTACGACCCCGAGACGGTCGACGAGATCGCGGCGGCCCACGACGGTCCCGTCCTCGTGAAGGCCGACGGCGCGCGGATGCGCGACTTCAAAGCCCCCGGCGAGAACGAACCCCGGATCCCCTCGTGGGCGGACACCGTGATCCCGGTCGCCAGCGCCCACGTCGTCGGCGAACCGCTCGACGAGGAGCTGGTCCACCGCCCCGAGCGCGTCGCCACGGTCGCGGGCGTCGAGGTGGGTGACGAGATCACGCCCGAGGTCGTCGGCCGCGTGCTCGCCAGCCCCGAGGGCGGCCTGCGCGGCGTTCCGCCGGGTGCGACGGCGATCCCGCTGGTGAACAAAGTCGACGACGACGAGGATCTCGACGCGGCCCGGGATATCGCCGAGGCGGTTCTCGACCACGCCGACCGCTCGGTGGTCCCACGCGTGGTGCTCGCGCGGATGGCCGACGCCGAGATCCGCGAAGTCGTCGCCTAG
- a CDS encoding polysaccharide deacetylase, producing MARATVCLTVDFDAVSPWLHAGEFADAPVQRSRGRFGAEVGAPRLLDLFDRLDVPTTWFVPGHTIESFPDPCERVVDAGHEIGHHGWSHTPPSEYESREAERADIARGIDSIEALTGSRPAGYRSPSWEFSADTVWLLSEFDFEWSSSGMAREFEPYELTEDHAPLDEPYEVGDPMGITEVPVSWQRDDYPALAFSGNRAFSDEVAVFDHWRRQFDWMYEHYPRSPGSRTESDGGGIYVLTLHPQVSGRSPRPSMLRELIEYMAAKPGVEFATVSDALAARQRADGDDA from the coding sequence ATGGCCCGCGCGACCGTCTGTCTCACCGTCGACTTCGACGCCGTCTCGCCGTGGCTCCACGCGGGTGAGTTCGCCGACGCGCCCGTCCAACGCTCCCGCGGCCGGTTCGGCGCCGAGGTGGGTGCGCCGCGACTGCTCGACCTGTTCGACCGCCTCGACGTGCCGACGACGTGGTTCGTCCCCGGGCACACCATCGAATCCTTCCCCGACCCGTGTGAGCGCGTCGTCGACGCCGGCCACGAGATCGGCCACCACGGCTGGAGCCACACGCCGCCGAGCGAGTACGAGAGCCGCGAGGCCGAGCGCGCGGACATCGCCCGCGGGATCGACAGCATCGAGGCGCTCACCGGCTCCCGGCCGGCGGGCTACCGCTCGCCGTCGTGGGAGTTCTCTGCCGACACCGTCTGGCTGCTCTCGGAGTTCGACTTCGAGTGGTCCTCCAGCGGTATGGCCCGGGAGTTCGAACCGTACGAGCTCACCGAGGACCACGCGCCCCTCGACGAACCGTACGAGGTGGGCGATCCCATGGGGATCACTGAGGTCCCGGTGTCGTGGCAGCGTGACGACTACCCCGCGCTGGCGTTCTCCGGCAACCGCGCGTTCTCGGACGAGGTCGCGGTGTTCGACCACTGGCGCCGGCAGTTCGACTGGATGTACGAGCACTACCCACGCTCCCCGGGGAGTCGGACGGAGTCCGACGGGGGCGGCATCTACGTGCTCACGCTCCACCCGCAGGTCAGCGGCCGCAGCCCCCGGCCGTCGATGCTCCGGGAGCTGATCGAGTATATGGCCGCCAAGCCCGGCGTCGAGTTCGCGACCGTGAGCGACGCGCTCGCTGCCCGCCAGCGCGCCGACGGGGACGACGCCTGA
- a CDS encoding archaeal proteasome endopeptidase complex subunit alpha — MRGNDQQAYDRGTSLFSPDGRIYQVEYAREAVSRGAPSVGVRTEEGVVLAAQAQASSELMESESIEKIHKLDDHIGGASAGHVADARQLIDFARQMAQSNHLRYGEAVGVETLTKYITDHIQENTQMGGTRPYGAALLIGGIEGGVEGEEGTPRLFSADPSGTPHEWKATIIGGGREEIQGVLEDGWSEDLSLEEGLKLVLSSLREHEEEIEADALSVVSITIDDGYQTYETEEIAELLDALAEESGDDSEE, encoded by the coding sequence ATGAGAGGAAACGATCAACAGGCCTACGACCGCGGTACGTCGCTGTTCTCCCCCGACGGCCGCATCTACCAGGTGGAGTACGCCCGCGAGGCCGTCTCGCGTGGCGCGCCCAGCGTGGGCGTCCGGACGGAGGAGGGCGTCGTGCTCGCCGCCCAGGCCCAGGCGAGTTCGGAGCTGATGGAGTCCGAGAGCATCGAGAAGATCCACAAGCTCGACGACCACATCGGCGGCGCCTCCGCGGGCCACGTCGCGGACGCGCGACAGCTGATCGACTTCGCGCGCCAGATGGCCCAGAGCAACCACCTGCGCTACGGCGAGGCCGTCGGCGTCGAGACGCTCACCAAGTACATCACCGACCACATCCAGGAGAACACCCAGATGGGTGGGACCCGACCGTACGGCGCCGCGCTCCTGATCGGCGGGATCGAGGGCGGCGTCGAGGGTGAGGAGGGCACACCGCGGCTGTTCAGCGCCGACCCCTCGGGGACGCCCCACGAGTGGAAGGCGACGATCATCGGCGGCGGTCGTGAGGAGATCCAGGGCGTGCTCGAGGACGGCTGGTCCGAGGATCTCAGTCTCGAGGAGGGGCTGAAGCTCGTTCTCAGCAGCCTGCGCGAACACGAGGAGGAGATCGAGGCCGACGCGCTCTCGGTCGTCTCGATCACGATCGACGACGGCTACCAGACGTACGAGACCGAGGAAATCGCGGAGCTGCTCGACGCGCTGGCCGAGGAGTCCGGCGACGACTCCGAAGAGTAA
- a CDS encoding amidohydrolase family protein: MQLLEGGHVVDADGTRAADVLIDDGNVAVVGDAGDENPDERVDVSGQFVVPGMIDSHVHLMMDARPDAESVQGDSEATLAYRAAENLRNQAEAGVVATRDLGAPATVAIDAREAVADGTLLGPRVEAAGQNVVMTGGHGHWFGREADGPDEIRKAVREQLKAGADVIKCMATGGVLTTGAQTGAPELTPAELEALVETAHTAGRPTAAHCHGTQGIKNAVLAGIDSVEHGTFMDEEAAELMAEQDTYWVPTLSALKGIVENSDAGIPEQAVEKGQDAADRMAAAWEYALDAGVPIAMGTDAGTPFNDHADAAHELAYMVEYGLDEERALAAATVNAADLLGLGDTGLVERGYRADLLVLPDNPLENVQAWQSPRQVYLGGERFR; this comes from the coding sequence ATGCAGTTACTCGAAGGCGGCCACGTAGTCGACGCCGACGGCACCCGGGCGGCGGACGTACTGATCGACGACGGCAACGTCGCCGTCGTCGGCGACGCGGGCGACGAGAACCCCGACGAGCGCGTGGACGTCTCGGGCCAGTTCGTCGTGCCCGGGATGATCGACAGCCACGTCCACCTGATGATGGACGCCCGACCGGACGCCGAGAGCGTCCAGGGCGACAGCGAGGCGACGCTCGCTTACCGCGCCGCCGAGAACCTCCGGAACCAGGCCGAAGCGGGCGTCGTCGCCACCCGGGATCTGGGCGCGCCGGCGACGGTCGCCATCGACGCCCGCGAGGCGGTCGCCGACGGCACCCTCCTCGGCCCGCGCGTGGAGGCCGCAGGGCAGAACGTCGTCATGACCGGCGGTCACGGCCACTGGTTCGGCCGTGAGGCCGACGGCCCCGACGAGATCCGGAAGGCGGTGCGCGAACAGCTCAAAGCCGGGGCAGACGTGATCAAGTGTATGGCCACCGGCGGCGTGCTGACGACGGGTGCCCAGACGGGGGCGCCCGAACTCACGCCCGCCGAACTGGAGGCGCTGGTCGAGACGGCCCACACCGCCGGCCGCCCGACGGCGGCGCACTGCCACGGCACGCAGGGGATCAAAAACGCCGTGCTCGCGGGGATCGACAGCGTCGAGCACGGGACGTTCATGGACGAGGAGGCTGCCGAGCTGATGGCCGAACAGGACACGTACTGGGTGCCGACGCTGTCGGCGCTGAAGGGGATCGTCGAGAACAGCGACGCCGGCATCCCCGAACAGGCCGTCGAGAAGGGGCAGGACGCCGCCGACCGGATGGCCGCCGCGTGGGAGTACGCGCTCGACGCCGGCGTCCCGATCGCGATGGGCACCGACGCGGGCACGCCGTTCAACGACCACGCCGACGCGGCCCACGAGCTCGCGTACATGGTCGAGTACGGGCTCGACGAGGAGCGCGCGCTGGCGGCGGCGACGGTCAACGCCGCCGACCTGCTCGGCCTCGGCGACACGGGACTGGTCGAGAGAGGGTACCGTGCGGACCTGCTCGTGCTGCCCGACAACCCCCTCGAGAACGTGCAGGCGTGGCAGTCGCCCCGGCAGGTGTACCTCGGCGGCGAGCGATTTCGGTAG
- a CDS encoding metallophosphoesterase family protein: MSDEGEITSFEATVESGAGLVLGGEAWADAIADTARARGRGEPGETVVGVGGHTHVVEDTVHEGVRVLNPGSVTGAEPAERTTMMTVVAEGGEVDVTLHER; encoded by the coding sequence GTGAGCGACGAGGGTGAGATCACGTCGTTCGAGGCGACCGTCGAGAGCGGGGCGGGGCTCGTGCTCGGCGGCGAGGCGTGGGCGGACGCCATCGCGGACACGGCGCGAGCGCGTGGCCGGGGCGAACCGGGCGAGACGGTCGTCGGCGTCGGCGGCCACACACACGTCGTCGAGGACACCGTCCACGAGGGCGTACGCGTGCTCAACCCCGGCTCGGTGACCGGCGCGGAGCCAGCCGAGCGGACGACGATGATGACCGTCGTGGCGGAGGGGGGCGAGGTCGACGTGACGCTCCACGAGCGCTGA
- a CDS encoding metallophosphoesterase family protein, with translation MELAVVSDSHVPERESALPEEFRERIAAADHTIHAGDFQTVDVLDDVRALASELTAVHGNVDPDGIGLPAVDAVTLGGVTFVVTHDDQPRRRGRRRRRRLDGDGRERRG, from the coding sequence ATGGAGCTAGCAGTGGTCTCCGACAGTCACGTTCCCGAACGCGAATCGGCCCTCCCCGAGGAGTTCCGCGAGCGGATCGCCGCCGCGGACCACACCATCCACGCGGGCGACTTCCAGACGGTCGACGTCCTCGACGACGTGCGAGCGCTCGCGTCGGAACTGACCGCCGTCCACGGCAACGTCGATCCGGACGGTATCGGCCTTCCGGCCGTCGACGCAGTCACGCTCGGCGGCGTCACGTTCGTCGTCACCCACGACGATCAACCCCGTCGCCGCGGCCGTCGACGCCGCCGACGTCTCGACGGAGATGGCCGTGAGCGACGAGGGTGA
- a CDS encoding cytochrome C oxidase subunit IV family protein, giving the protein MARTKLYTGIYVALFVFATLQVGVEQVGLLEENYLLALGLITALSLIKGVIVAGYFQHLVWEPRSVTYVMLLGVVGFLALTVAASYSIQ; this is encoded by the coding sequence ATGGCACGAACAAAACTCTACACCGGGATCTACGTGGCACTGTTCGTCTTCGCGACGCTGCAGGTCGGCGTCGAGCAGGTCGGCCTGCTCGAGGAGAACTACCTGCTCGCGCTCGGGCTGATCACCGCCCTCTCGCTGATCAAGGGAGTGATCGTCGCGGGCTACTTCCAGCATCTGGTCTGGGAGCCCCGCTCGGTGACGTACGTGATGCTGCTGGGAGTCGTCGGCTTCCTGGCGCTCACGGTCGCGGCGTCGTACTCGATCCAGTAA
- a CDS encoding cbb3-type cytochrome c oxidase subunit I: MTDDDQPRTDGGTAALPGDSHDDDGHLPPRWSLKRWLVTTNHKDVGLLYIATAMFFLVFGGVLALLIRAQMWSPRAPGEGILSAMAYNQAVSLHGLIMVFWFISPFATGFANYIVPLQIGAEDLAFPRLNALSYWLYLASGILVFASFFQGASYAGGWTLYAPLNIPAFMPSIGATTTVLAIVVFCVSVTVGGVNFITTIHRMRAEGLTMRSLPLFTWSWLLTVWMMLLAFAALLAATMILLSDRMLGTTYFAATTAGGSVLWTHLFWFFGHPEVYIVFFPALGAMAEIFQTFSGNRIVGRKWFIVSMVLVALQSFIVWMHHMFLTSINLEVKTLFMATTIGISLPFDLMVFALIYTLIKGRIRWDTPMLYAFGALVLFIVGGITGVFLGAVVLDYEFRGTYWVVAHFHYVMVSGVTGLIAGLFYWFPKMTGKTYDEFLGKVSFAVYFTGFNLLYFPLFLAWGTPRRVFAYRPEYIGWHRLASVGAVILGISFLLIIYNLAKSIVAGDDAAANPWPYSTTAEWAVSSPPPMENFPGKPSYASGSLEFLRDDDDHGAAAAADGGTTATDGGHASALESGHDDDVHVDHASHWPFAIGLFTVITAIGFSGLQTGSFPSGLEGVFYQAASVLGVLGLIGSISFMGYENFTAHEGGLGEAWPFEGVENTKMGMWVFLASDVVLFGAFIGAAIFLRVAYGWTQWHPVPHNPIPGLVNTYLLLTSSFTVILSLVAAQKRSRKGVVASLVATFLLGLAFLVNKAIEWVVLFQGTEEYAPIGLDSSVRASTYFLTTGLHMGHVIAGLLVTAYLIWRAWNGAYVNGDDEPLEYFGLYWHFVDIVWLFLFPMFYII, from the coding sequence ATGACTGACGACGACCAACCACGAACTGACGGCGGCACGGCAGCACTGCCGGGTGACAGCCACGACGACGACGGCCACCTCCCGCCGCGGTGGTCGCTGAAGCGCTGGCTCGTCACGACCAACCACAAGGACGTCGGCCTGCTCTACATCGCGACCGCGATGTTCTTCCTCGTCTTCGGCGGGGTGCTGGCGCTGCTGATCCGCGCCCAGATGTGGAGTCCGCGGGCGCCGGGTGAGGGGATCCTCTCGGCGATGGCGTACAACCAGGCCGTCTCGCTGCACGGCCTGATCATGGTGTTCTGGTTCATCTCACCCTTTGCCACCGGGTTCGCCAACTACATCGTCCCGCTCCAGATCGGGGCCGAGGACCTGGCGTTCCCGCGGCTGAACGCGCTTTCCTACTGGCTCTACCTCGCCTCGGGCATCCTGGTGTTCGCGTCGTTCTTCCAGGGCGCTTCCTACGCGGGCGGGTGGACGCTGTACGCCCCGCTGAACATCCCGGCCTTCATGCCGAGTATCGGGGCGACGACGACGGTGTTAGCCATCGTGGTGTTCTGTGTATCCGTCACGGTCGGTGGGGTGAACTTCATCACCACCATACACCGCATGCGGGCGGAGGGGTTGACGATGCGCTCGCTGCCGCTGTTCACCTGGTCGTGGCTGCTGACCGTCTGGATGATGCTGCTCGCCTTCGCGGCGCTGCTGGCGGCGACGATGATCCTGCTCTCGGACCGGATGTTGGGAACGACCTACTTCGCGGCGACGACCGCGGGCGGGTCGGTGCTGTGGACCCACCTGTTCTGGTTCTTCGGCCACCCCGAGGTGTACATCGTGTTCTTCCCGGCGCTGGGCGCGATGGCGGAGATCTTCCAGACGTTCTCGGGCAACCGGATCGTCGGCCGGAAGTGGTTCATCGTCTCGATGGTGCTGGTCGCACTCCAGAGCTTCATCGTCTGGATGCACCACATGTTCCTCACCTCGATCAACCTCGAGGTGAAGACGCTGTTCATGGCGACGACCATCGGGATCTCGTTGCCGTTCGACCTGATGGTGTTCGCGCTGATCTACACCCTGATCAAGGGACGGATCAGATGGGACACGCCGATGCTGTACGCGTTCGGCGCGCTCGTGCTGTTCATCGTCGGCGGGATCACCGGCGTGTTCCTGGGCGCGGTCGTGCTGGACTACGAGTTCCGCGGCACCTACTGGGTCGTCGCGCACTTCCACTACGTGATGGTTTCGGGGGTGACGGGCCTGATCGCGGGGCTGTTCTACTGGTTCCCGAAGATGACCGGGAAGACGTACGACGAGTTCCTCGGGAAGGTCAGCTTCGCGGTGTACTTCACCGGGTTCAATCTGCTGTACTTCCCGCTGTTCCTCGCGTGGGGGACCCCGCGGCGCGTGTTCGCCTACCGGCCGGAGTACATCGGCTGGCACCGACTCGCGTCGGTGGGCGCGGTGATCCTCGGGATCTCGTTCCTGCTGATCATCTACAACCTCGCGAAGAGCATCGTCGCCGGCGACGACGCCGCGGCGAACCCGTGGCCGTACTCGACCACCGCCGAGTGGGCGGTCTCCTCACCGCCGCCGATGGAGAACTTCCCCGGCAAACCCAGCTACGCCAGCGGGTCGCTGGAGTTCCTGCGCGATGACGACGATCACGGCGCGGCCGCGGCTGCCGACGGCGGCACGACCGCCACCGACGGCGGGCACGCGTCGGCGCTCGAGTCGGGGCACGACGACGACGTCCACGTCGATCACGCCAGCCACTGGCCGTTCGCGATCGGCCTGTTCACGGTGATCACCGCGATCGGCTTCTCCGGGCTCCAGACAGGGAGCTTCCCGTCCGGGCTCGAGGGCGTGTTCTACCAGGCGGCCTCGGTGCTCGGCGTGCTCGGACTGATCGGCTCGATCTCGTTCATGGGCTACGAGAACTTCACCGCCCACGAGGGCGGTCTCGGTGAGGCCTGGCCGTTCGAGGGCGTCGAGAACACGAAGATGGGGATGTGGGTGTTCCTCGCCTCCGACGTGGTGCTGTTCGGGGCGTTCATCGGCGCCGCCATCTTCCTGCGTGTGGCCTACGGCTGGACGCAGTGGCATCCGGTGCCGCACAACCCGATCCCCGGGCTGGTGAACACCTACCTGCTGTTGACCAGCTCGTTCACGGTGATCCTCTCGCTGGTGGCTGCCCAGAAGCGCAGTCGCAAGGGCGTCGTCGCCAGTCTCGTGGCGACGTTCCTGCTCGGACTCGCGTTCCTCGTGAACAAGGCCATCGAGTGGGTCGTCCTGTTCCAGGGGACCGAGGAGTACGCGCCGATCGGGCTCGACTCCAGCGTGCGTGCCTCGACGTACTTCCTGACGACGGGGCTGCACATGGGCCACGTGATCGCGGGACTGCTGGTCACGGCCTACCTGATCTGGCGCGCCTGGAACGGCGCGTACGTCAACGGCGACGACGAGCCGTTGGAGTACTTCGGCCTGTACTGGCACTTCGTGGACATCGTGTGGCTGTTCCTGTTCCCGATGTTCTACATCATCTAG
- the coxB gene encoding cytochrome c oxidase subunit II has translation MIPDSTAASVLQTGLVPDGTRVQVFSEIYWVFLALGTLVGAVVIGYMLYNGYKYSYEGGADEEDRPKLGEIPTGGGKGKKLFLSLSLSAIIVISLIAWTYGTLLFVEGQTGEQGVDVEVEGYQFGWNFHYLENDGDYSGGVTSDDYTGVNTTNTLRVPVDTQVNLYVTSDDVFHNFGIPELRVKSDAIPGSTTDTWFEATEVNNYTAHCYELCGQGHSYMDAEVVVMPQDEYQDWYDSQIAAANNESASNASASNASASNESASNASANNESAASVAAAGV, from the coding sequence ATGATACCTGATTCCACAGCCGCATCCGTACTCCAGACCGGGCTGGTCCCCGACGGGACACGGGTGCAAGTGTTCAGCGAGATCTACTGGGTGTTCCTGGCGCTGGGAACCCTGGTGGGAGCCGTCGTTATCGGCTACATGTTGTACAATGGATACAAATACAGCTACGAGGGCGGCGCCGACGAGGAGGACCGCCCGAAGCTGGGGGAGATTCCGACCGGCGGGGGGAAAGGGAAGAAGCTGTTCCTCTCGCTGAGCCTGAGTGCGATCATCGTCATCTCGCTCATCGCGTGGACCTACGGGACGCTGCTGTTCGTCGAGGGCCAGACCGGCGAACAGGGCGTCGACGTCGAGGTCGAGGGGTACCAGTTCGGCTGGAACTTCCACTACCTCGAGAACGACGGTGACTACTCGGGAGGCGTCACGAGCGACGACTATACGGGGGTGAACACGACGAACACGCTCCGTGTCCCCGTGGACACGCAAGTGAACTTGTACGTGACCTCGGACGACGTGTTCCACAACTTCGGCATCCCGGAGCTCCGGGTGAAGTCCGACGCCATCCCCGGCTCGACCACGGACACGTGGTTCGAGGCCACCGAGGTGAACAACTACACGGCCCACTGTTACGAGCTGTGTGGCCAGGGTCACTCCTACATGGACGCGGAAGTGGTCGTGATGCCACAGGACGAGTACCAGGACTGGTACGACTCCCAGATCGCGGCCGCGAACAACGAGTCCGCGAGTAATGCGTCCGCGAGCAACGCGTCCGCAAGCAACGAATCCGCGAGCAACGCGTCCGCGAACAACGAGTCCGCCGCCAGCGTCGCGGCGGCGGGGGTGTAA